Proteins from a genomic interval of Lolium perenne isolate Kyuss_39 chromosome 1, Kyuss_2.0, whole genome shotgun sequence:
- the LOC127334373 gene encoding uncharacterized protein — translation MARAEFLKPILDRGWLCGAVIECYLADLRLKLKDRRICPAWRANSIVENRPKRQRWKKRNLDATDIAEMSSCYERCELEYFGTTKAYFSVNIAKCHWVTVVMHSDKKEFQVLDSLWRLEQSKEFVEKLREEILKDVEFANNEISTKKYPDVSKWEIKRYPIPMQNDTNSCGLFLLACMEHWDGDELTAEFSQETINKNRNMTAAKIIMSESNLLEKAKKDVLDIVAKARA, via the exons ATGGCGAGGGCTGAATTTCTTAAACCTATCCTTGACCGTGGATGGCTGTGCGGCGCT GTCATTGAGTGTTACTTGGCTGATCTGAGATTAAAATTGAAGGATAGGAGAATATGCCCTGCATGGAGGGCAAATTCTATAGTCGAAAATCGACCGAAAAGGCAGCGATGGAAAAAGAGAAACCTTGACGCGACGGATATTGCAGAAATGTCAAGTTGCTACGAAAGATGCGAGCTGGAATATTTTGGCACTACCAAG GCTTATTTCTCGGTTAACATTGCCAAATGCCACTGGGTCACCGTCGTCATGCACAGTGACAAGAAGGAATTTCAGGTGCTAGACTCGTTATGGCGCCTTGAGCAGAGCAAGGAATTTGTGGAAAAGCTG AGAGAAGAAATCTTGAAGGACGTCGAGTTTGCGAACAATGAGATATCAACAAAGAAGTATCCAGACGTTTCGAAATGGGAAATTAAAAGATACCCAATACCTATGCAAAATGATAC GAACTCATGTGGACTGTTCCTGTTAGCATGTATGGAGCACTGGGATGGAGATGAACTAACGGCCGAATTTTCGCAG GAAACGATAAACAAGAACAGGAATATGACTGCCGCTAAAATTATAATGTCAGAATCAAACCTGCTCGAGAAGGCGAAGAAGGATGTCCTTGACATCGTGGCGAAAGCACGTGCGTAA